Sequence from the Longimicrobiaceae bacterium genome:
GAAGTGCAGGGCCGCTCCCCGGCTGAGAGCGGCCCTGAATCGTCTCGAAACACTCGTCCGGTTGCCGCGGCGCGGCAGCCGGGTCCGCACGTCGCGGCACGTGGGGAACGTGGTGCGCGGGCGGGGCGCGCACCTTGCAAATGCGGCGGCGCTCGCCGCGCGCTGGCGACGCGGCTGGAACCGGGAGATGGAAGACCACGAGGAGAGGTCGACGTGAATCCTGATCGTCTGCTGCGCGCGGCTGCCGCGCTCGCCGTGCTGGGCATGGCCGCCTGCAACCCGCGGCCCGCCACCGCGCCGGAGCCCGCTCGCGGGCTGGGCGTCCCGCCCGTGCCGCGCGTGGAGGGCCCGCTCGCCATCCGCGTGGTGCACCCCACCGCGGCCGACCCGCTTCCGCGCGTGGACAGCACCTTCGTGTTCGGCAGCGTGGGCAGCGGCGGCGCCACGCTCACCATCAACGGTACGCCGGTGCAGGTGGCGCCCAACGGCGCGTTCCTGGCCTTCGTGGCCGTGCCGCCCAACGGCGCGTTCGACCTCGTGGCCCAGCGCGGCAGCGAGACCGCGCGGGTGATGGCGTCGTTCAAGCCCGCGCCGCCCGCACCGTCGGCGCCCGCCGTTCCCGCCCCGGCTGACACCGGCGCGGCAGAGCCCTCGCAGCCCGCCGCCGCCGTGACGCCGAGGCCCGCGGTACCCCCCCGGCCCATGTTCCCCCAGCCGCTGGCTGCCACCATCTCGGGGCGCTTCGTCTCCGACACGCTGGCGACGGGGTCCGACGTGGCGCCCGCGTTCCCTGCCGCGACCACCGACCTGGACCGCAAGTGGCTGCTGCCGCGCGGGACTCGCGCCGTGGCCGTGAGCCGGCTGGGCCACATGGTGGAGCTGCGGCTGGACGCCGCGACGTCCGCCTGGGTGTCCGACACGCTGGTCACTCTAGGCGACCCCGCGCCCGCGCAGCCGATGACGGCCGGCGCCGTTTCCATCCGCCCGTCCAGCCGGTGGGTGGACGTGCGGGTGCCGGTGAGTGGCGCCCCGTTCCTCGTCTCCACCGACGGTGCGACGGCGTCGGTCACGCTGTACGGCGTGGCGGGCGGTGGCACGCCGAACGTCTCGGGAGATGCGATGCTGCGGGGCGCGTCGTGGGGCACGGACGCGCAGGGAGATACGCGGCTGGACGTGCAGCTCGCCCAGCCGGTGTGGGGCTACAAGGTGTTTTACGAGGCAGATGGGACGCTGGTGCTGCGCCTGCGCCGCCCGCCGCGTATCGACGCGAACCAGCCGCTGCGCGGGATCCGGCTGGTGCTGGACCCCGGTCACCCGCCGGGCGGCGCCATCGGCCCCACGGCGCTGACGGAGGCCGAAGCGAACCTCGCCCTGGCCCTGCGGCTCGCGGACAAGCTGCGCGCCCGCGGCGCCGAGGTGATCATGACGCGCACCACCGGCCAGACGCTCGTGAGCAGCACCAACAGCACGGCCGAGCTGGGCGCCCGCGTCACGCTGGCGGTCCGGAACGACGCGGACATCCTGCTCTCCGTCCACAACAACGCGTTCGCCGAGGGCACGAACCCGTTCACCAACCACGGCACGAGCACGCTGTACTTCCACCCGCAGTCGCTGGACCTGGCGCGCGCGCTGGACCGCGAGATCGTGGGCGTGACGCGCATCCCCGACCTGGGCGCCAAGTTCCAGAACATCGCCCTGGGCCGCCCCACGTGGATGCCTGCGGTGCTCACCGAGTCGCTGTTCATGATGTTCCCGGACCAGGAGAATGCCCTGCGCGACCCGGAGTTCCTGGACCGCCTGGCCGACGCCCACGTCCGCGGCCTGGAATCGTTCCTCCGCGACCGCGCCACAAGCACGCAGCAGTGACGCACAGCTTGGATAGATGGGAGCACGATATCCATCTTCCGACGCGCTCGACATGAACACATCGAACTGGGCCGACGTCCCACCCGCCGACGAACCGCCCCCTCTCCCAGGCAGTTTTGGGAGAGGGGGCAGCGAGGAACGAGCGGGGGAGAGGGCCCGCTGAGCCTCCCGACCATACAGGCCATGAAAGCCATCGTCATCACCCGCCCCGGCGGGCCCGAGGTGCTTGCCGAGCAGGACCGCCCCACGCCCGAGCCGCGCCCGGGCGAGATCCTGGTGCGCGTGCACGCCTCCGCGCTCAACCGCGCGGACCTGCTCCAGCGCCGCGGCTCGTATCCCGCGCCGCCGGGGGCGCCCGCGGATGTGCCGGGGATGGAGTTCGCCGGCGAGGTGGCCGCGGTGGGCGAGGGCGCCGGGCTGTGGGCCGTGGGCAACCGGGTGATGGGCATCGTGGGCGGCGGCGGCCACGCGGAGTACGTCACGCTGCACGAGCGCGAGGGCATCCGCATCCCCCAGAACCTCTCGTACGAGCAGGCCGCGGCGATCCCCGAGGCGTTCCTCACCGCGTACGACGCGCTGTTCAGCCAGCTCGACGTGAAGATGGGCGAGCGCGTGCTGATCCACGCAGCCGGCAGCGGCGTGGGCACGGCGGCGGTGCAGCTCGCGCGCGCCGCCGGAGCGATGGTGCTGGGCACCTCGCGCACGCCGGAGAAGCTGGCCCGCGCCGAGGAGCTGGGGCTGGAGGTGGGCATCGACAGCAGCCGCGAGGACGTGGCCGAGGCGGTGAACCAGGCCACCTACGGCAGCGGCGTGCACGCGGTGGTCGACCTGGTGGGCGGCAAGCTGCTGGAGACCAGCCTGCGCGTGCTGGCGCTGCGGGGACGCATCATCGTGGTGGGCACCACCGGCGGATCGACGGCGCAGATCGACCTGGGACTGCTGCTCCGGCGTCGCATCCACATGTACGGCACCGTGCTGCGCTCACGCCCGCTGGAGGAGAAGATCGCCCTGGCGCGCGAGTTCTCGAAGAGCGTCATCCCGCTCCTCTCGTCCGAGCGCATCCGCCCGGTGGTGGACTCCGTGTTCCCCTTCGCGAAGATCGCGGACGCGCACCGCCGCCTCGAAACGAACGAGACGTTCGGCAAGGTCGTTTTGACGTGGTGAGGTAGGGCGGCGGGCCGTGCTGCGCGGCGCCCTACTGGCTTATCTCCAGAATCTTGGTCGATCCGTCACGGCGTACGAGGATGCTCATCCCGCCGCCGACCGTGTTGGGGTCAGCGCGGCCCACGGCGACTACGAATGCGCTGTCCGGTGCGTGCACCCAAGTAGCGCGCAGTGGTTCACGGAGGGCGGACGGGTCCTCCTTCCGATACGCTTTCATCGCCACCGCGACCGCGGACATGAAGTCGCGCACCTCTGCCGGCTTCCCCGCGGCGCGCGCGGGCCGGTCGTGTCCCGAGCACGCAGCCGTAGCGAGCGTGGCCGCCAGCAGGCACCCGGTAAGCACGGCGCATCTACCTACTACGAGCAAGGGTCCGTGCGTTCCGTTCCTCCGCGGCGTGCGCATTCGCGTTCTCACGAAATCCGGTCGAGCTGGCAGGCCACTGGGCCCTTGCCGGCGTCGGGGATGGTGCAGGAGTAGCCCTTCGCGCTCCGGCCGCCACGGTACCAGGCGACATCGGCCGTCCAACCGTCGTGCGCAAGCGCCAGCGGAGCTACGTAGATGAGCAGGGCGGGACGATGGGTGGCGACCACGTACGCCCCCGACAGGTCCGGCTTGCACTGCGAGCGTGGAAGGATGGTGAGGCCCGGCGCCGCAAGCTCCGCGAGGAGCCGCGCATCGGCATCGTGCGGGTGGAAGAATGGGCCCACACCGACGCAGAGTGCGTAGAGCGTTCGCCACTGCTCCAGGTCGGAGTCGGTGTCGAGCAGATGGCGGATGACGGCAACCTGCGCTGCGACCGGATCTCGGCTCGGGGCGGGCGGAGCCGGCGCCGCACCGCCGAGGAGGAGCGAGGCCGCGGCGAAGAGGCGGGTGAGGACCATCGAGAAACCCTGCACCTGGGTACTCCGCGTGGCGAGTGGCCGGCGTTTCAGCCCGGACATGAGCGACGTGGAGGCTACTCCGAAGATGGGGGCAGGGCAAGCGGGCGGCCGGTTCCGGGGAGACGCGACGGCGGCCGCGCATCTCCCGTACGCCTTCGTGACCCGCGCTCCCTGGCACCCGCGGGGCCGATGCGCCATCTTCCCCGCCCGTTGCGGGGAGGGCCCGCGGCGCACACGAGAAGATGAAGAGACGAGACGATGATCCGACCCGTGGAGATATATCTGAAGAACCCGCCGCCGGACCCCAAGGTGCCGCGGCCGGTGAGGGTGTCGCAGGTGACGTTCGCGGACCTGGCGGAGCCGCAGAGCCAGAACGTGGCGGGCACGCTGTTCGGCGGCGTGCTGCTGGGCTTCATAGACCGCGCGGCGGCGTTCTGCGCCATGAAGCACGCGGGGCGGCCGGTGGTGACCAAGAGCATGGACGAGGTGGAGTTCAACGAGCCCATCTACATCGGCGAGCTGGTGATCGCGCATGCGTCCGTGAACTTCACGGGCACCACCAGCATGGAGATCGGGGTGAAGGTGTTCGCCCAGAACCCGATCACCGGCCAGGAACGCCACACCAACACCTGCTACGCCACCTTCGTGGCGCTGGACGAGAACGGCCGCCCCGCGCCTGTGCCCCCCATCGACCCGCAGACGCCGGACGAGCGCCGGCGGTACGAGAAGGGCCGCGCCCGCCGCGAGGTTCGCCTCGCCCGCCGCCGCCCGCGGAGCTGAAAACGGGGCGCGGAATCCGCCTCGCGCGGCGCCTCCGTGCATCTTCGGAATGGGGTGGAACCTTGCCCGGCAGGGGTGGTACTCCCATGTGCGGGCGCGCCCGGGGAGATGGACGGACGGCGCACCGCACGGCCCCGCACGGGCCGCTCGCGAAGCTTGACGCCGGGGGGTGCACGGGCTAATATGTGCGCCCTTCACGATCCCGCCTCCGGGACCGGCACCGCAAACCTTTCACCCGGCCTGGAATGTCTTTCGCTCTGCACGGCGCGGCGTATCCCATGCACGGCCCCATGCGGGCACGGCTGGGCTCGGCGTCGGCACGGGCGGCCCAGGCTTGGACGAGGCGGGAATAGCGGCGCGCACGCACGCGCTTGCTGTCCCGCCCGGCCGCTTCACCGCGCCGGGCGGTTCGTTTTCCAGGCAGAGCTTTTGCAGGATGCACGAGATTCGCCCCGCGGCGCCATGGGGTGCCACGCGGGGTTCCGTTTCCACGGAAGTGACGAATACCACTATGGCTACGACAGCACGCAAGACCGGGAAGCGGCGGAAGCGGGGGGCCGGGGGCCTCGACGCGGGCTTCGGCGTCGCGTCCGAGGACCAGTCGAGCCTTGACCAATACCTGAAGGAAGTCAGCACGCACGCGCTGCTCAACGGCAACCAGGAGTTCGAGCTGGGCCGGCTGGCGCGCGCGGGCGACGAGACGGCCGTGCAGGAGCTGGTGCGCGCCAACCTGCGCTTCGTGATCAGCGTCGCCAAGAAGTACCAGAACCGCGGCGTCTCCCTCTCGGACCTGATCCAGGAGGGCAACGTGGGCCTGGTCACGGCCGCGCGGAAGTTCGACCCGGACCAGGGCGTGAAGTTCATCTCGTACGCGGTGTGGTGGATCCGCCAGGCGATCCTGTCGGCGCTGGCGAATCAGGGCCGCTCGGTGCGCGTGCCGCTGAACCGCGCCAGCGACCTCGCCAAGATCTTCCGCGAGCGCGAGCGCCTGAAGCAGGAGCTCCGCCGCGACCCCAGCCCGCAGGAGCTGTCCGAGGCCACGGGCCTGTCGCCCGAGATCG
This genomic interval carries:
- a CDS encoding acyl-CoA thioesterase, with amino-acid sequence MIRPVEIYLKNPPPDPKVPRPVRVSQVTFADLAEPQSQNVAGTLFGGVLLGFIDRAAAFCAMKHAGRPVVTKSMDEVEFNEPIYIGELVIAHASVNFTGTTSMEIGVKVFAQNPITGQERHTNTCYATFVALDENGRPAPVPPIDPQTPDERRRYEKGRARREVRLARRRPRS
- a CDS encoding NAD(P)H-quinone oxidoreductase, with protein sequence MKAIVITRPGGPEVLAEQDRPTPEPRPGEILVRVHASALNRADLLQRRGSYPAPPGAPADVPGMEFAGEVAAVGEGAGLWAVGNRVMGIVGGGGHAEYVTLHEREGIRIPQNLSYEQAAAIPEAFLTAYDALFSQLDVKMGERVLIHAAGSGVGTAAVQLARAAGAMVLGTSRTPEKLARAEELGLEVGIDSSREDVAEAVNQATYGSGVHAVVDLVGGKLLETSLRVLALRGRIIVVGTTGGSTAQIDLGLLLRRRIHMYGTVLRSRPLEEKIALAREFSKSVIPLLSSERIRPVVDSVFPFAKIADAHRRLETNETFGKVVLTW
- a CDS encoding N-acetylmuramoyl-L-alanine amidase, coding for MNPDRLLRAAAALAVLGMAACNPRPATAPEPARGLGVPPVPRVEGPLAIRVVHPTAADPLPRVDSTFVFGSVGSGGATLTINGTPVQVAPNGAFLAFVAVPPNGAFDLVAQRGSETARVMASFKPAPPAPSAPAVPAPADTGAAEPSQPAAAVTPRPAVPPRPMFPQPLAATISGRFVSDTLATGSDVAPAFPAATTDLDRKWLLPRGTRAVAVSRLGHMVELRLDAATSAWVSDTLVTLGDPAPAQPMTAGAVSIRPSSRWVDVRVPVSGAPFLVSTDGATASVTLYGVAGGGTPNVSGDAMLRGASWGTDAQGDTRLDVQLAQPVWGYKVFYEADGTLVLRLRRPPRIDANQPLRGIRLVLDPGHPPGGAIGPTALTEAEANLALALRLADKLRARGAEVIMTRTTGQTLVSSTNSTAELGARVTLAVRNDADILLSVHNNAFAEGTNPFTNHGTSTLYFHPQSLDLARALDREIVGVTRIPDLGAKFQNIALGRPTWMPAVLTESLFMMFPDQENALRDPEFLDRLADAHVRGLESFLRDRATSTQQ
- a CDS encoding RNA polymerase sigma factor RpoD/SigA, giving the protein MATTARKTGKRRKRGAGGLDAGFGVASEDQSSLDQYLKEVSTHALLNGNQEFELGRLARAGDETAVQELVRANLRFVISVAKKYQNRGVSLSDLIQEGNVGLVTAARKFDPDQGVKFISYAVWWIRQAILSALANQGRSVRVPLNRASDLAKIFRERERLKQELRRDPSPQELSEATGLSPEIVESLQTLNAAEIRLDAPIGDSDDSQLMDRFIADEAIMTEDEVEERLLSERIDRALDTLQPRDAKVLKLYFGLEGGREHTLEEIGDILGVTRERIRQLRDRALKRLREGEMGDALASFAAA